In Parabacteroides timonensis, the genomic stretch CTGTAAAAGTGAAATTGACAAACTCCTGGGCCAGGTAAATAGTAATAGAATTCATACCGATCACTGTAAAGAAAGGCGTCCAGCCTTTTATCCCCTTCACATCCACGATATAATAGAACAAGGCAAACAACAACATGGAAATACCACCGACAGTACAAACGAACGAGCTCGTCCACAAATACTTATTGATCGGGAAAAACAATCCCCACAGCAATCCGATCACCAATAGGACAGCTCCCGCACATAACATATAGAGAACCTTCTTCGTCTCCGTCAGCTCTTTCTTTTGCAGCTTGATAAACTCTCCGGTGAACATCCCCAGCAACGCCGTTCCGATAGCCGGCAAGGTAGACAGGATACCTTCGGGATCATAGTTTCCGCCATGCAAACGTCCCGGCAATAACAACCGGTCGATGTAGCAGGCCAGGCAACCTTCACGGGTGAATACGTCCGTTCCGTTCCCGTCGGGAGCCGGGACAAAAGCCAACAACAACCAATAACCGACCAGGATCGCAACCACGATCCACACCCGCGTAACCGTCCGTGTATTTACAAAGATCAGGGCCCCGAACATCCAGGCCAGACCGATACGTGCCAACACACTGGCATAACGTTGTGTCTCGAAGTCGAAGTTCAACAGGCCGTTGTAGACACAGCCCAGGATGACCAGGGTAATCCCCCTGCGGATAATTTTCTTGTAGATGGCCGCCTCCGGCATTCCGCGCTCCCGCTGTTTGGCCAGGGAAAAGGGGAAAGAGATCCCGGCAATGAACAGGAACAGAGGGAAGATAATATCCTCGAACGTAAATCCGGCGCCCCACCGTGCATGATGCATCTGGTCTGCTACCGATTGAAAGAAAGGAGTCGGGATCAGGGTGGCCAGTGCGATGAAGAGAGAGCCGCCTCCCATGATAAAGAACATATCAAATCCCCGCAAGGCATCCAGCGATTGGAGCCGCTGGAGTTGTTTTTGTTTTTCCATTGTATCAAAATTAGAAATTAGAATGTAAGGAATGCAAATATAAGAAATAATGTAATAAAACTATCCTGCTTTTTCATTAGTTTTGCAGCCATGATAAAACAACACCTGAAACCGATCATGTTCGTTGGCACTTGTTCCGATGCGGGAAAAAGTGTGATCAACGCAGCCTTCTGCCGTATCTTCAAGCAAGACGGATACCGACCTGCTCCTTTCAAGGCGCAGAATATGTCGCTCAACTCCTACTCTACCCCCGAAGGCGGCGAGATGGGCCGTGCCCAGGTGGTGCAGGCCGAAGCATGCGGTATCGCTCCGCATACAGATATGAACCCGGTTCTGCTGAAGCCGACCAACGATAAAAGTTCGCAGGTCGTATTGAACGGCCGGCCGGTCGGCAACATGTCTGCCAAAGACTATTTCGGCATTCAGAACCGGAAAGAAGAGTTATTCAGGGAAGCCATCGCCTCTTTCAAACGCCTGGAGTCGCGCTACAACCCGATCGTATTGGAAGGTGCGGGAAGTATCTCGGAGCTGAACCTCCGCGACCGCGACATCACCAATATGCGCATGGCCATTCAGGCGAATGCCTCCACTTATCTGGTGGCCGATATCGACCGCGGAGGCGTATTCGGTTCCGTTTACGGCACCATCGCACTGCTCAGGCCGGAGGAACGGGCACAGATGAAAGGGATCATCATCAATAAATTCCGTGGCGATGCCTCGTTGTTTGAAGAAGGACGCGCGATATTGAAAGAGCTGACGGGTATCCCGGTGGTCGGCGTCATTCCCTGGTTCCGCGATATCAAGATAGAGGAAGAGGACTCGGTTGCCCTGGATATGAAAACCAACACCTGGCAGGAAGGCAAGATCAACGTGGCGATCGTCCTGTTGAAACGTATGTCCAACTTCACCGACTTCGACGTATTGGACATGGACCCTCGCTTCAATCCTTACTACACAAGCAATATCGACGAAGTGGAGAAAGCGGATATCATCCTCCTGCCCGGTTCCAAAAACACATTGTCGGATCTGCAAAGCATCCGCGCCAACGGCATTGCCGATGCAATCGTGCGGGCCTACAAGAAAGGGAAGAAGGTGATCGGTATCTGCGGCGGCTACCAGATGATGGGTGCCCGCCTGGAAGATCCGGAAGGGATAGAAGGTAACCTGCCTGCGGTTCCGGGACTCGGATTACTTCCGCAATGCACGGTGATCGAACAGGAGAAAGTCACGAAGCAAAGCACATTCACTTTCCTTCCGGGTAACGACTCTACCTGCCGGGGATACGAAATACATATGGGACACACCACCCTTTTAGGCAACGCTCCGGAAAGTCCCGTGGCCCGCCTCGAAGACGGACGACTGGACGGATATTACCTCGACAACCGTTGCTGGGGGAGCTACATGCACGGCATACTGGATAACCCCGTTGTATTGGATTGCCTGGCGGAAGGCTTCGACAAAGAAGCTGACGCCGCTCCTTTCGATTATGCCGCTTTCAAAGAAGAACAATATGAAAAACTGGCGGATCTGGTACGGGGGCATGTGGATATGGAGTATATTTACAGTACGCTGTAATCACTCCCACAACATTTCATTCCCCTGCATCAGTTTTTTCACCGCCTCAAATTGGTCTTTTTTGAGTTTGAGGGAGTCGTAGAGACTGCGGTAATTGAGGGAATGGATATCGGTTCCGACGAAATCATAACAACCTTTCTTCAATAGAGAAGAGGCAGTCTTATGAGGTAACGGCCCGTAGAAGCCGGCCAGGGAGAAAAGGTTCAATTGGAATTTGCATCCGTGCTCTTTTAGTTTCAACAACTCATTCATATTCCAGAAACCGAAACGTTCCGGATGAGCCAGGACCGGGATATACCCGTTCAGTTGCAAATCATACAGTTTCTCAAACAGATCGCTGGGGGCCTGCATAAAGGAGACTTCCACCAATACGTGCTTTCCGTCATACGACAGCAACCCTTCGTTCATGCGGTCGTAAAAACATTCGTCCAGCATATACTCGGCAGCCAGACGAAGGTCGATGTCTATACCCGTACAATTACCGCGGAAAAGGTCGAACCTCTCCTGGAGATATGTGCTCCGGTTCTTTGCCAGATCAGCCATTATATGCGGCGTCAGAAAAAGGTGTTTCACCCCGCATGTACCCAGGAACGAGAGCATATCGAGACTCTCTTCTTCCGACGAAAACCCATCATCTACACCCGGTAGCAAATGCGTATGGACATCGGTCATGCCCGGCCACAGAGGCTTTTTCCGGGTAAATAAATCAGAGAGGAATGCGTTCATAATATATCTGTATTGAAAAAATAACCATCAAAGGTACTACAAAGTACAGCGATTTCCAAATCGAACTCCCTTCCCTCCCCCACAAACGACAAAACCCGCCGCCCGTAGCCGTCCGTACAGGACAAGCCACTGGCAGCGGGAGCAGGTTACTATCTGATACCTATCCTAAG encodes the following:
- a CDS encoding tyrosine-protein phosphatase, with amino-acid sequence MNAFLSDLFTRKKPLWPGMTDVHTHLLPGVDDGFSSEEESLDMLSFLGTCGVKHLFLTPHIMADLAKNRSTYLQERFDLFRGNCTGIDIDLRLAAEYMLDECFYDRMNEGLLSYDGKHVLVEVSFMQAPSDLFEKLYDLQLNGYIPVLAHPERFGFWNMNELLKLKEHGCKFQLNLFSLAGFYGPLPHKTASSLLKKGCYDFVGTDIHSLNYRSLYDSLKLKKDQFEAVKKLMQGNEMLWE
- a CDS encoding cobyric acid synthase → MKQHLKPIMFVGTCSDAGKSVINAAFCRIFKQDGYRPAPFKAQNMSLNSYSTPEGGEMGRAQVVQAEACGIAPHTDMNPVLLKPTNDKSSQVVLNGRPVGNMSAKDYFGIQNRKEELFREAIASFKRLESRYNPIVLEGAGSISELNLRDRDITNMRMAIQANASTYLVADIDRGGVFGSVYGTIALLRPEERAQMKGIIINKFRGDASLFEEGRAILKELTGIPVVGVIPWFRDIKIEEEDSVALDMKTNTWQEGKINVAIVLLKRMSNFTDFDVLDMDPRFNPYYTSNIDEVEKADIILLPGSKNTLSDLQSIRANGIADAIVRAYKKGKKVIGICGGYQMMGARLEDPEGIEGNLPAVPGLGLLPQCTVIEQEKVTKQSTFTFLPGNDSTCRGYEIHMGHTTLLGNAPESPVARLEDGRLDGYYLDNRCWGSYMHGILDNPVVLDCLAEGFDKEADAAPFDYAAFKEEQYEKLADLVRGHVDMEYIYSTL
- a CDS encoding acyltransferase family protein yields the protein MEKQKQLQRLQSLDALRGFDMFFIMGGGSLFIALATLIPTPFFQSVADQMHHARWGAGFTFEDIIFPLFLFIAGISFPFSLAKQRERGMPEAAIYKKIIRRGITLVILGCVYNGLLNFDFETQRYASVLARIGLAWMFGALIFVNTRTVTRVWIVVAILVGYWLLLAFVPAPDGNGTDVFTREGCLACYIDRLLLPGRLHGGNYDPEGILSTLPAIGTALLGMFTGEFIKLQKKELTETKKVLYMLCAGAVLLVIGLLWGLFFPINKYLWTSSFVCTVGGISMLLFALFYYIVDVKGIKGWTPFFTVIGMNSITIYLAQEFVNFTFTANAIFGGLIGLTPEAAQPLFGAIAYIAVCWGFLYFLYRQRIFLKV